Proteins encoded together in one Shewanella oneidensis MR-1 window:
- a CDS encoding metal transporter: MLYLLASCIALLIGPLFYRYFSSGSGLQKGLDGFIFVSLGGLVLIHILPELLEHGGLLAIVFVILGLWGPTASERLFHRYSEITHNFALFLGISGLLLHTITDGTAMVLAQQDGNSILLALGVILHRLPVGFAVWWILKPHLGVRWTLIIFAAIMLFTSIGYFASEQLLSHMSIDKTVYLQAFVTGSILHVVLHQPHGQQDVDKQGRYEYQAGIGSLLGIGLLMMLLLVDSGGHDHAHHNHSAEQLTTWLMTIAPVLLLSYAVAALRFKLGLTPQDNSLARRWFQRLAGPEALVLTALLLGPWLALFQLLVSFVMSAYLANAQVEITDPHTTLPSKALRFGFAHLVDRSAPWVLLSLVLVNLIGHPSVPLNNPMLQIAVLLLVFLPMRFCNLGAAVLSIALAYSGWSPLAIILPLIAAPVLSIAQLRLMNWPQRAILLAMIAIALVAALKLPMWFSLITLPEAINLVALLILSALFAASLLRLGPRKFLRRLMMLKPTAHGHKHSHDHAHTHAHSTVLPTPNSPTHSHDSSHGHTHDHADRDKHHH, encoded by the coding sequence ATGCTCTATCTTCTTGCTAGTTGTATCGCACTCTTAATCGGACCACTGTTTTATCGCTACTTTTCATCGGGTAGCGGATTACAAAAGGGACTCGATGGTTTTATCTTCGTCTCTTTAGGCGGGTTAGTGCTGATCCATATTCTGCCTGAACTGCTTGAACACGGTGGCCTGCTAGCGATTGTATTTGTGATACTTGGTCTATGGGGACCAACGGCGAGCGAGCGATTATTCCACCGCTATTCTGAAATCACGCATAATTTTGCCCTTTTTCTAGGCATTAGTGGCTTATTGCTACATACCATCACCGATGGCACTGCCATGGTTTTAGCACAGCAAGATGGCAATTCCATTCTGTTAGCCTTGGGCGTGATACTCCATCGCCTCCCTGTCGGTTTTGCCGTGTGGTGGATACTCAAACCCCATCTTGGCGTCCGTTGGACACTGATTATTTTTGCTGCCATTATGCTATTCACCAGCATCGGCTATTTTGCCAGCGAACAGCTTTTGTCACACATGAGCATAGATAAAACGGTTTACTTACAAGCCTTTGTGACGGGTTCGATTCTGCACGTTGTATTACATCAACCCCATGGTCAACAGGATGTGGATAAACAAGGCCGATACGAATATCAGGCAGGAATCGGCAGTTTGCTCGGTATTGGCTTATTAATGATGCTGTTATTAGTGGATTCTGGCGGCCATGATCATGCCCACCACAACCACAGTGCGGAGCAGCTAACAACATGGCTCATGACAATAGCACCTGTGCTTTTACTCAGTTATGCCGTAGCAGCGCTACGATTCAAACTTGGTTTAACGCCACAGGATAATAGCCTCGCTCGCCGCTGGTTCCAACGTTTAGCAGGCCCAGAAGCGTTAGTGCTAACAGCATTGCTGCTCGGCCCTTGGTTGGCGCTGTTCCAACTCCTAGTGAGCTTTGTCATGAGCGCCTATTTGGCCAATGCGCAGGTCGAGATTACCGATCCCCACACAACATTACCGAGCAAAGCCCTGCGTTTTGGTTTTGCCCATTTGGTTGATCGCAGCGCGCCTTGGGTATTGCTCAGCTTAGTGCTAGTGAATCTGATCGGCCATCCTTCAGTGCCGTTAAATAACCCGATGTTACAGATTGCTGTGCTATTGCTGGTATTTTTACCAATGCGTTTTTGTAACTTAGGTGCTGCGGTGTTGTCGATTGCACTTGCCTATAGCGGCTGGAGCCCGTTGGCCATCATATTGCCTTTAATTGCCGCTCCCGTGTTAAGTATCGCCCAACTAAGGCTTATGAATTGGCCACAACGCGCGATTTTGCTGGCAATGATTGCTATCGCCCTCGTTGCAGCCCTTAAGTTGCCAATGTGGTTCTCGTTGATCACCTTACCTGAGGCCATCAACTTAGTAGCATTACTGATCTTATCGGCCTTATTTGCTGCGAGCTTACTGCGCCTTGGCCCCCGTAAATTCCTGCGCCGCCTTATGATGTTAAAACCCACAG
- the rlmF gene encoding 23S rRNA (adenine(1618)-N(6))-methyltransferase RlmF, which translates to MPKPAIKTAAKPATSPAGKRAKPNTPQSVAKLKASTAKAASKPKAKLGEKKTLHPRNVHLHGYDFVALMASFPKLKAFVRPTAYGALSIDFADPLAVKNLNAALLKQHYQIDFWDIPKGALCPPIPGRVDYVHYLADLLFEGATAPRVEQVCALDIGTGANGIYAILGQQVYGWQFVASDINPQSLANVQRIIDNNSCLQGHVTLRRQRDENAIFKGIIEAADRFELTLCNPPFHASLREASEGSQRKVRNLQLSRGEKPKATGASLNFGGQAAELWCQGGEKQFLATMIRESHMFAEQCLWFTSLVSKQENLKPCYQALAKLGVDTVKTIEMQQGNKVTRVLAWSFHSQAKRLRWRSELVTPTE; encoded by the coding sequence ATGCCTAAACCCGCCATAAAAACTGCCGCTAAACCCGCGACGTCACCCGCAGGTAAACGTGCTAAGCCAAACACGCCTCAATCTGTTGCTAAACTCAAAGCCAGCACGGCTAAGGCTGCTAGTAAGCCCAAAGCAAAGCTCGGGGAGAAAAAGACCTTACACCCGCGTAATGTGCATCTTCATGGCTATGATTTTGTGGCCTTAATGGCGAGTTTCCCTAAGCTGAAAGCCTTTGTTCGGCCTACGGCCTATGGTGCTTTATCGATTGATTTTGCCGATCCCTTAGCGGTTAAAAATCTGAATGCAGCGTTACTGAAACAGCATTACCAGATTGATTTTTGGGATATTCCCAAAGGCGCACTTTGTCCGCCGATCCCTGGGCGGGTCGATTATGTGCACTACTTGGCAGATCTCTTATTTGAGGGGGCCACCGCCCCGCGTGTTGAACAAGTCTGCGCCTTAGATATTGGCACTGGGGCGAATGGGATTTACGCCATCCTAGGGCAGCAAGTGTATGGCTGGCAGTTTGTCGCTTCGGATATCAATCCCCAGTCTCTGGCCAATGTGCAGCGCATTATCGACAACAATTCCTGCTTACAAGGTCATGTAACATTAAGGCGGCAGCGGGATGAAAACGCCATTTTTAAGGGTATTATCGAGGCTGCGGATCGCTTTGAGTTAACCCTCTGCAATCCGCCGTTTCATGCCTCATTACGGGAGGCGAGTGAAGGTTCGCAGCGTAAGGTGCGTAACTTACAACTCAGTCGAGGAGAAAAACCGAAAGCCACTGGCGCCTCCTTAAACTTTGGCGGTCAAGCGGCGGAGCTGTGGTGCCAGGGTGGGGAGAAGCAATTTTTGGCCACAATGATCCGCGAAAGCCATATGTTTGCTGAGCAATGTCTGTGGTTTACCAGCTTAGTATCGAAGCAGGAAAACCTTAAACCTTGTTATCAAGCACTGGCAAAACTGGGTGTGGATACGGTAAAAACCATTGAGATGCAGCAGGGTAATAAGGTTACCCGAGTGTTAGCGTGGAGTTTCCATTCTCAGGCAAAGCGTTTGCGGTGGCGCAGTGAGCTTGTTACACCGACTGAATAA
- the ftnA gene encoding non-heme ferritin has translation MLSATMIEKLNEQINMEFFSSNLYLQMSAWCEDQGFEGAAKFMREHADEEMGHMRRLFTYVSETGGLPLLGAIEAPQSQFNSLLALFELTYEHEQLITRQINALAHTAFSNQDYSTFNFLQWYVAEQHEEEKLFKSIVDKIRLVGEDGKALFFIDKDLAKLASKGGESIMNAQSQPQA, from the coding sequence ATGCTGTCTGCAACCATGATCGAAAAGTTGAATGAACAAATTAATATGGAGTTTTTCTCCTCTAATTTATACCTGCAAATGAGTGCATGGTGCGAAGATCAAGGCTTTGAAGGCGCAGCAAAATTTATGCGCGAACATGCTGATGAAGAAATGGGCCATATGCGCCGTTTGTTCACCTATGTGAGCGAAACCGGTGGTTTACCGTTACTGGGCGCAATTGAAGCGCCACAGTCACAGTTCAATTCTCTGCTGGCCTTATTCGAGCTGACCTATGAGCACGAACAGTTAATTACTCGCCAGATTAACGCGTTAGCCCACACTGCATTTTCGAATCAAGATTATTCCACCTTTAATTTCCTGCAATGGTATGTGGCTGAACAGCACGAAGAAGAAAAGTTGTTTAAGTCAATTGTCGATAAGATCCGTTTAGTCGGTGAAGATGGCAAGGCATTGTTCTTTATCGATAAAGACCTCGCCAAATTAGCCTCAAAGGGTGGTGAAAGTATTATGAACGCCCAAAGCCAGCCGCAAGCTTAA
- the glp gene encoding gephyrin-like molybdotransferase Glp has protein sequence MSVKADPCSQPSLMHPDQAIPLMLEQVSPVSDTEVVSLPHALGRVLAEDLASCIDLPPFDNSSMDGYAFRFADLTSEAKQTTLTLIGSSFAGHGFEGRITPNSCVRIMTGAPVPAGYDTVQMQEETQANGDQIQINHPKAKGVNVRCQGEELLQGTKVLKAGIEINAAELGVLATIGVSQVRVYRQLKVAFFSTGDELRPVGSDLAPGQIYDSNRYSIQGLLSRANVEWLDLGVVSDDPEAIRHAFRHAASQADMVLTSGGVSVGEADFTKQILDEEGKITFWKLAIKPGKPFAMGRIGKAIFCGLPGNPVSSMVTFYKLVWPILNKMQGLTPKAPLMLSATLTTPVRKQPGRVEYQRGILSRNAQGELEVAITGSQGSGMLTSMSLANCFVQLEQFQGDTPAGSQVTVEPFNSVLC, from the coding sequence ATGTCCGTGAAAGCCGATCCTTGTTCGCAACCTAGCTTAATGCATCCAGATCAAGCCATTCCCCTTATGCTTGAGCAGGTTAGCCCAGTGTCAGACACCGAAGTCGTTTCACTTCCCCATGCGCTTGGCCGCGTTTTAGCAGAGGATTTGGCCTCTTGTATCGATTTACCCCCCTTCGATAACTCATCGATGGATGGCTACGCTTTTCGCTTTGCCGATTTAACCAGCGAAGCCAAGCAAACCACACTGACGCTGATCGGCAGTTCCTTCGCTGGCCATGGCTTTGAGGGTAGAATTACCCCAAACTCCTGCGTGCGTATTATGACTGGCGCTCCCGTTCCTGCTGGTTATGACACAGTGCAAATGCAGGAAGAAACCCAAGCTAATGGCGATCAAATCCAAATAAATCACCCCAAGGCCAAGGGCGTGAATGTTCGCTGCCAAGGTGAAGAACTGTTACAAGGGACCAAAGTCCTGAAAGCAGGTATCGAAATTAACGCCGCAGAACTTGGCGTATTAGCCACCATTGGTGTGAGCCAAGTGCGCGTTTACCGCCAACTCAAAGTCGCGTTTTTCTCCACCGGGGATGAACTGCGCCCTGTGGGTAGCGACTTAGCGCCAGGGCAAATTTACGATTCAAACCGTTATTCTATCCAAGGATTACTCAGCCGCGCCAATGTGGAATGGCTGGATTTAGGCGTAGTAAGCGACGATCCCGAGGCCATTCGCCACGCATTTCGTCATGCAGCAAGCCAAGCAGATATGGTATTAACTTCGGGTGGTGTATCGGTCGGTGAAGCAGACTTTACTAAGCAAATTCTGGATGAAGAAGGCAAGATCACCTTCTGGAAACTCGCCATAAAACCGGGCAAGCCCTTTGCTATGGGGCGTATAGGCAAAGCGATATTCTGTGGTTTACCGGGCAATCCCGTCTCCTCCATGGTCACCTTCTACAAACTGGTGTGGCCAATCTTAAATAAGATGCAGGGCTTAACCCCAAAAGCGCCGCTGATGTTATCGGCGACCCTGACGACACCGGTGCGTAAGCAACCTGGGCGCGTGGAATATCAACGCGGTATTTTATCCCGCAATGCACAGGGCGAATTAGAAGTCGCCATCACCGGCAGCCAAGGCTCGGGCATGTTAACTTCGATGAGTCTGGCAAATTGCTTCGTCCAGTTGGAGCAGTTCCAAGGTGACACCCCTGCGGGTTCACAAGTGACGGTAGAACCTTTTAACTCAGTGCTTTGCTAA
- a CDS encoding YhgN family NAAT transporter, producing the protein MDIFSAAVMLFLIMDPLGNLPIFASILRHIDPKKRRRVLIRELIFALVIMLAFLYAGEAILSFLNLRSESVSIAGGIILFLIAIRMIFPQPGGVVGLAAGEEPFIVPMAIPLMAGPSILAALILLAHTDSSRMTDWTIALVSAWAASAVILMFYKLFTRMLGEKGLTAVERLMGMVLVMISVQMFLDGVSNYMKTAG; encoded by the coding sequence ATGGATATATTTTCTGCTGCGGTAATGTTGTTTTTAATTATGGATCCCCTCGGTAATTTACCGATATTCGCGTCGATTTTACGACATATCGACCCTAAAAAACGTCGTAGAGTGTTGATCCGCGAACTGATTTTTGCATTAGTGATTATGTTGGCGTTCCTGTATGCGGGGGAGGCCATTTTAAGCTTCTTAAATCTGCGTTCTGAATCGGTCAGTATTGCCGGCGGTATTATTCTGTTTTTGATCGCGATTCGGATGATTTTCCCCCAACCGGGTGGCGTGGTGGGGCTGGCTGCGGGAGAAGAGCCTTTTATCGTACCTATGGCGATTCCCTTAATGGCGGGGCCATCTATCCTTGCGGCGCTTATTTTATTGGCGCATACCGATAGTTCTCGTATGACGGACTGGACGATAGCATTAGTATCTGCATGGGCAGCAAGTGCGGTTATCTTAATGTTCTATAAACTCTTTACCCGTATGTTGGGTGAAAAGGGGTTAACGGCTGTTGAGCGTTTGATGGGTATGGTGTTGGTAATGATATCGGTGCAAATGTTCCTCGACGGGGTATCAAACTATATGAAAACCGCTGGTTAA
- a CDS encoding chorismate--pyruvate lyase family protein, translated as MNVTSLSFPYGESIQWFCADNTKNLPASPLKEWLLAPGSLTQKLKGCCNEFEVRILGEGQCPPLDGEYPNQSAVWVREVLLCLDDVPWVFARTLIPQSLLSTRQADFLGLGTRPLGELLFSQDSFVPGRIEIARFATNSRLAHLAQSLAQNVEHELWGRRRYFHHNEEEMFVSEMFLPAAEQAIARLCP; from the coding sequence ATGAATGTGACCAGCTTAAGCTTTCCCTATGGCGAATCAATTCAATGGTTTTGTGCCGACAACACCAAAAATCTTCCCGCTTCTCCCCTTAAGGAATGGTTACTCGCCCCTGGTAGTCTGACACAAAAGCTCAAAGGCTGCTGTAATGAGTTTGAAGTCAGAATCCTTGGTGAAGGTCAATGCCCGCCGCTCGACGGCGAATATCCCAATCAAAGTGCCGTTTGGGTGCGCGAAGTCTTACTCTGCCTCGACGATGTGCCTTGGGTATTTGCCAGAACCTTGATCCCTCAGTCTTTGTTATCGACACGCCAAGCTGATTTTTTAGGCCTAGGAACACGACCACTGGGCGAATTATTATTTAGCCAAGATAGTTTTGTGCCGGGACGCATTGAAATTGCCCGCTTTGCCACCAATAGCCGCCTTGCCCACCTAGCGCAAAGTTTAGCGCAGAATGTAGAGCATGAGCTTTGGGGGCGACGTCGATATTTCCACCACAACGAGGAGGAAATGTTTGTCAGTGAAATGTTCCTCCCTGCCGCCGAACAGGCAATCGCTAGGCTCTGCCCCTAA
- a CDS encoding flagellar basal body-associated protein FliL — MKKLLSACLILFTVVCSAYAADEKEAAPAAEYAYYGFEPEIVTNYISNRKKLGFVKISVELMVKSPDDLVIVERHDPLLRAAIIEVLGNQAEEKVKSLTGREEIRRECFDMVNNLLTKEAGKPLVVNLLFTSYLYD; from the coding sequence ATGAAAAAATTATTATCAGCCTGCCTGATCTTGTTCACTGTTGTGTGTAGCGCATATGCGGCCGACGAGAAAGAAGCGGCTCCTGCTGCGGAGTACGCCTATTACGGTTTTGAACCCGAAATCGTGACTAACTATATTTCAAACCGCAAAAAGCTAGGTTTTGTAAAGATCAGTGTCGAGTTGATGGTGAAGAGTCCCGATGATTTAGTGATCGTTGAGCGCCATGATCCTCTGCTGCGGGCGGCGATTATCGAAGTGCTGGGCAATCAGGCCGAAGAAAAAGTTAAGTCTCTCACCGGACGTGAAGAGATCCGCCGTGAATGCTTCGATATGGTCAATAACCTGCTGACAAAAGAAGCGGGTAAACCTTTAGTCGTCAACCTGTTGTTTACCTCCTATCTGTACGATTAA
- a CDS encoding DUF333 domain-containing protein, with the protein MKLASAWLFGLIICSGLAGCGEKTEPATNAQAETKTEAKTQIANPASEYCASLGGTSEIQRTAEGEHGMCTLPNGEQIEEWALFRRDHPHPQEQSQ; encoded by the coding sequence ATGAAATTAGCATCAGCTTGGTTATTCGGTCTCATCATCTGCAGCGGCTTAGCGGGCTGTGGCGAAAAGACCGAGCCAGCAACAAACGCTCAGGCTGAAACAAAAACTGAAGCAAAAACGCAAATCGCCAACCCGGCATCAGAGTATTGCGCCTCCCTCGGTGGCACCTCGGAAATCCAAAGAACCGCAGAGGGTGAACACGGTATGTGTACCTTGCCAAACGGTGAACAGATTGAAGAGTGGGCGCTATTTCGCCGCGACCATCCACATCCACAGGAACAAAGCCAATAA
- a CDS encoding immune inhibitor A domain-containing protein — MRSKKSITAFGLMLALLSGTSIAAPNHTPADAGVINKERILYWLIKRGEVSEDASDSVKQAAVEAYIARASLAQPKEPRVVIEAEQERLHKAKTTAMMRAPAQRALADADVTKTVKVLTVLIDFPDLRYNNNGLTASDTDMYYSSYPASHYKNLLFSTAGFSGPQGQSLDSAYQYYQAVSGKTFFFTGDVKGWYTAGQHADYYGANDADTSNDVKVGELVKEAVSQAVASMSAAELASYDIEDPYDLNGNGNLNEADGIIDHVMIFHSSIGEETGGGKLGANAIWSHRYYVNQSTQGYTLPGTNKKVFGYTIQPIDAATGVCTHEFGHDLGLPDEYDTTDNANKDGSPVGYWSLMSGGSWTGTISGAQPSGFSPYARSYLQTKYKGKWLNEREISLDTIPRSGMEITLNQAINQDAVNQISIPLPATQIAFKAPYQGTYQYYSGQGNMLANSMSFATTLPVTSDKLTLSMQASWDIENSFDYMQVNVDGTAIAGNYTQSSNTINSARHIITGKSSSIPTSVGDDAWVALEYDLSAYAGKAVTIEFNYVTDEAVSGSGITIDNISIKQGTSELYADNAEAANKATFAGYSRITNTRPGPSSRYLIQLRSHNGVDAGLKSKGFDPGVLLWLENASYSDNNVSDHPGRSLIGVIDADQNMIGTNSTDVQIRDAAFSTVKQTAYFGDNSLDAISLFDDSLDYSAPLQPQSGMQLQQLGLTMEVVAQASDNSTAVIRLANANADPALTPLTAAINLSQNGQAVTVSAAVEGGEGAYSYAWDFGVAGATSTSATAVYTYSAAGTYTLTLTVTDAKGTKVTATKTVVVSLPLTASFSFNASLLTVNFSNTSTGGAGSVSYLWNFGDGTTSTAVSPSHTYVNAGTYTVTLTVKDTQNATASSSSSVTVSAPIAPPSEGSGGGGSLGWLSLLLLGGFAWRRQRQ, encoded by the coding sequence ATGCGAAGTAAAAAGAGTATCACAGCGTTTGGATTGATGTTGGCCTTGCTAAGTGGCACCAGTATCGCTGCACCTAATCACACACCAGCGGATGCGGGGGTCATTAACAAAGAAAGGATCCTCTATTGGCTAATTAAGCGTGGCGAAGTCTCCGAGGATGCGAGCGACAGTGTCAAGCAAGCGGCCGTTGAAGCCTATATTGCCCGCGCGAGCCTAGCACAGCCTAAAGAGCCTCGAGTGGTGATTGAGGCCGAGCAAGAACGCCTCCATAAAGCCAAAACCACAGCAATGATGCGCGCACCTGCGCAACGTGCTTTAGCGGATGCCGATGTGACTAAAACGGTTAAGGTATTAACCGTACTGATTGATTTTCCTGATTTAAGATATAACAACAACGGCTTAACCGCGAGTGATACAGACATGTATTATTCAAGTTATCCCGCCTCTCACTACAAGAATTTACTCTTCTCAACGGCCGGTTTTAGTGGCCCGCAGGGGCAAAGTTTAGATTCGGCCTATCAGTATTACCAGGCTGTTTCGGGCAAAACCTTCTTCTTTACTGGCGATGTTAAAGGTTGGTATACCGCTGGCCAACATGCTGATTACTATGGTGCTAATGATGCTGATACCAGCAACGACGTCAAAGTTGGCGAGCTGGTTAAAGAGGCGGTATCACAGGCGGTTGCCAGTATGTCAGCTGCGGAGCTTGCTAGCTATGATATTGAAGATCCATATGATTTAAATGGTAATGGTAACTTAAATGAAGCTGATGGCATTATTGACCATGTGATGATTTTCCACTCCAGTATTGGGGAAGAAACCGGTGGTGGCAAATTAGGGGCTAATGCGATTTGGTCGCACCGTTATTATGTAAATCAAAGCACTCAAGGTTATACCTTGCCTGGAACAAACAAAAAAGTCTTTGGTTATACGATTCAACCAATAGATGCGGCGACTGGGGTGTGTACCCATGAATTTGGCCACGATCTCGGACTTCCCGATGAATACGATACTACGGATAACGCTAACAAAGATGGTTCGCCCGTTGGTTATTGGTCGTTGATGTCGGGCGGCAGTTGGACTGGAACTATTTCTGGCGCACAGCCAAGCGGTTTTAGCCCCTACGCGCGTTCGTATTTACAGACAAAATATAAAGGTAAATGGCTTAACGAGCGTGAGATTAGCTTAGATACCATTCCTAGATCGGGCATGGAAATCACGCTCAATCAGGCGATAAACCAAGATGCGGTGAATCAAATATCGATTCCGCTACCTGCGACACAAATTGCCTTTAAAGCGCCTTATCAAGGGACTTACCAGTACTATTCTGGCCAAGGAAACATGCTGGCAAACAGCATGAGCTTTGCTACAACCTTGCCAGTGACGAGTGATAAACTCACGCTTTCCATGCAAGCGAGTTGGGATATTGAAAACAGCTTTGACTATATGCAGGTCAATGTGGATGGCACAGCGATTGCGGGTAATTACACTCAATCCAGCAACACCATTAATAGTGCTCGACATATCATTACGGGTAAATCATCGAGCATCCCGACCTCTGTGGGAGACGATGCTTGGGTCGCGTTGGAATATGATTTGTCGGCCTATGCAGGCAAAGCTGTCACTATTGAATTTAACTATGTGACCGATGAGGCAGTTAGTGGCTCAGGTATTACTATCGACAATATCAGCATCAAACAAGGCACGAGTGAGTTGTATGCCGATAATGCCGAAGCGGCAAACAAAGCCACTTTCGCTGGTTATAGCCGCATTACTAACACTCGCCCAGGCCCTTCATCCCGTTACCTTATTCAATTACGCAGCCACAATGGTGTCGATGCGGGGCTGAAGAGTAAAGGGTTTGATCCTGGTGTGCTGCTATGGCTCGAGAATGCCAGCTATAGCGATAACAACGTGTCAGACCATCCCGGCCGAAGCTTAATTGGCGTGATTGATGCTGATCAAAATATGATTGGCACTAACTCTACCGATGTACAAATCCGAGATGCTGCTTTTAGCACGGTAAAACAAACCGCTTATTTTGGTGACAATAGTCTCGATGCGATCAGTCTGTTTGACGATAGTTTAGATTACAGTGCGCCGCTGCAACCTCAGTCAGGTATGCAACTGCAACAACTTGGGTTGACGATGGAAGTTGTCGCTCAAGCCAGTGATAACAGCACCGCAGTGATCCGTTTAGCGAATGCAAACGCCGATCCCGCATTAACTCCCTTAACCGCCGCAATTAATCTGAGCCAAAACGGGCAGGCGGTGACGGTTTCTGCTGCGGTAGAAGGAGGAGAAGGCGCGTATTCCTACGCTTGGGATTTCGGTGTAGCGGGAGCAACAAGTACCTCGGCCACAGCGGTTTATACCTACTCTGCGGCTGGAACCTATACGCTGACCTTAACCGTTACCGATGCCAAAGGTACAAAAGTCACCGCCACGAAAACCGTGGTAGTCAGCTTACCGTTAACTGCCAGCTTTAGTTTCAATGCGAGTCTGCTAACGGTGAACTTTAGCAACACCTCGACTGGCGGAGCTGGAAGCGTGAGCTATTTATGGAACTTTGGTGATGGCACCACAAGTACGGCGGTGTCACCATCCCATACTTACGTGAATGCGGGAACCTACACCGTGACGCTCACGGTTAAAGATACCCAAAATGCGACCGCAAGCAGTAGCTCAAGCGTCACCGTATCTGCCCCCATCGCCCCCCCATCGGAAGGTTCTGGTGGCGGAGGTAGCTTAGGTTGGCTTAGTCTTCTGCTGCTCGGTGGTTTTGCATGGCGTCGCCAGCGCCAATAA
- the moeB gene encoding molybdopterin-synthase adenylyltransferase MoeB produces MNEQVDILSDSELTRYSRQISIKAMDIDGQERLKLAKVLMIGAGGLGCAAGQYLTVAGIGELTLVDFDTVELSNLQRQVLHQDANIGQPKVESAKQSLNQLNPHVKINPINAVLDDHEIDALVASHSIVVDCTDNVSVREQLNQSCFKHKVPLVSAAAIRMEGMVTVFDYQAQTPCYHCFSSLFGEQQLSCVESGILAPVVGMVGCLQAVEAIKVITGIGKTLAGRILMIDAMTMEFREMKLPKQAHCKICSQ; encoded by the coding sequence ATGAATGAACAAGTAGACATCCTCAGCGACAGCGAACTTACCCGCTATAGCCGCCAAATCTCAATCAAGGCGATGGATATCGACGGCCAAGAACGCCTAAAACTCGCCAAAGTGCTGATGATAGGCGCAGGCGGTTTAGGCTGCGCTGCAGGACAATACCTTACCGTTGCAGGCATTGGCGAGCTGACCTTAGTGGATTTCGATACGGTTGAGCTCTCTAACCTACAGCGCCAAGTATTACATCAGGATGCCAATATCGGCCAACCTAAGGTCGAATCGGCCAAACAAAGCCTGAATCAGCTCAATCCCCATGTAAAAATCAATCCAATCAATGCGGTATTGGATGATCATGAGATTGATGCGCTTGTCGCCAGTCACAGTATCGTGGTCGATTGTACCGATAATGTCAGCGTGCGTGAGCAGTTAAACCAGAGCTGTTTTAAGCATAAAGTCCCTTTAGTTTCGGCCGCTGCAATTCGTATGGAAGGCATGGTCACTGTTTTTGACTATCAAGCACAAACACCTTGTTATCATTGCTTTAGTTCACTCTTTGGTGAGCAACAACTCAGCTGTGTCGAATCCGGTATTCTTGCACCTGTCGTCGGTATGGTCGGCTGTTTGCAGGCAGTAGAAGCCATTAAAGTCATCACAGGTATCGGCAAAACCCTAGCCGGACGGATTTTGATGATCGATGCCATGACCATGGAATTTCGTGAAATGAAATTACCTAAACAAGCTCACTGCAAGATATGTAGCCAGTAA
- a CDS encoding Bax inhibitor-1 family protein — translation MDTENSVFDRRTTNDTIIGAGLYNLVIGLTLVWGFAVNYAMVSHIDPEAIASVNPWIFFIGYFASCFLGIYLFQSSSSPIVSFVGYNFVVVPFGLIINMVVSQYDPALVTEAIRITGLVTIAMMCLGTLFPAFFQKISGVLTIALLLVIVVELIEIFIFKTHHGILDWIVVLIFCGYIGYDWGRANQIPKTVDNAVDSAAALYMDIINLFLRILRILGRK, via the coding sequence ATGGATACTGAAAACAGCGTATTTGACCGCCGTACAACTAATGACACCATTATTGGAGCGGGTCTCTATAACTTAGTGATTGGCCTCACCCTCGTTTGGGGATTTGCCGTAAACTATGCCATGGTCAGCCATATCGACCCCGAGGCGATAGCCAGTGTAAATCCTTGGATATTCTTTATCGGTTACTTCGCCTCCTGCTTCTTGGGGATTTATCTATTCCAAAGCTCAAGTAGCCCCATCGTCAGCTTTGTTGGCTATAACTTTGTGGTGGTGCCCTTTGGCCTGATTATTAATATGGTTGTCAGCCAATACGACCCCGCGCTCGTTACCGAAGCGATTCGGATCACGGGCTTAGTCACTATCGCGATGATGTGTTTGGGGACGCTGTTTCCGGCCTTTTTCCAAAAAATATCCGGTGTTCTCACTATCGCATTACTGCTCGTAATAGTAGTCGAACTTATTGAAATATTTATCTTTAAAACCCATCACGGCATTTTAGATTGGATAGTCGTGCTGATCTTCTGCGGCTATATTGGCTACGATTGGGGACGGGCGAACCAGATCCCGAAAACCGTCGATAATGCCGTCGATAGCGCAGCCGCTTTGTATATGGATATCATCAACCTATTTCTGCGCATTTTGCGGATTTTAGGCCGTAAATAA